One segment of Brassica napus cultivar Da-Ae chromosome C3, Da-Ae, whole genome shotgun sequence DNA contains the following:
- the LOC125583557 gene encoding uncharacterized protein LOC125583557 → MVTEVNTSQASQVMKKSYVKAVQQKQVLENHDVKVEVIDGTEMVEIPDDLLVDTVPLWEDFLEGKFLEPAPHVAKIHIIVNKIWPLGNKNIKIDVFVVNEKTVKFRICDQQTRSRILRRGVWNIAGIPMILSKWAPLEEKVEAETEVKVIPMWVTLKNVPRSMFSWKGLGFIASSVGKPVRLHPETELCSSFDEAKNFVNAHMIKSLPTAYRFRSKQGINADIEFTYPWVPAKCSLCSKWGHHENECTKKGLTET, encoded by the coding sequence ATGGTGACGGAGGTGAACACAAGTCAGGCATCACAGGTTATGAAGAAATCTTATGTAAAGGCGGTTCAACAGAAACAAGTTTTGGAGAACCATGACGTAAAAGTTGAAGTTATTGATGGGACAGAGATGGTGGAGATTCCAGACGACCTTCTCGTTGATACTGTACCTCTGTGGGAAGATTTTCTTGAGGGAAAGTTTCTTGAGCCAGCCCCTCATGTAGCAAAGATCCATATCATTGTCAATAAGATATGGCCATtgggaaataaaaatattaagatcgATGTGTTCGTAGTGAATGAAAAGACGGTGAAGTTCAGGATCTGTGATCAACAGACTAGGAGTCGCATACTGAGACGTGGAGTGTGGAATATTGCAGGTATTCCAATGATCCTATCAAAGTGGGCGCCATTGGAAGAAAAGGTGGAGGCAGAAACAGAGGTCAAGGTCATTCCTATGTGGGTGACGTTGAAGAATGTACCGCGTAGCATGTTCTCATGGAAGGGTCTTGGCTTCATCGCTAGTTCAGTCGGGAAGCCTGTTAGACTACATCCAGAAACAGAGTTATGCTCTAGCTTTGATGAGGCAAAAAATTTTGTCAATGCACACATGATAAAGTCACTCCCAACTGCATACAGATTTCGTTCTAAGCAGGGGATAAATGCAGATATTGAGTTCACTTACCCTTGGGTCCCTGCTAAGTGTTCTCTTTGCTCAAAATGGGGGCATCATGAAAATGAGTGCACCAAGAAGGGTTTAACAGAAACATAG